One Synechocystis sp. LKSZ1 genomic window, GGCCATTTCCAAAGCCAAGGAAGCTGGTGCCGAAGCCGTCATTTGTGCTAGCACGGGCAATACCTCCGCGGCAGCGGCGGCCTACGCGCGGCGGGCCGGAATGCGAGCCTTTGTTTTGATTCCCGATGGCTACGTGGCCCTGGGGAAATTGGGCCAGGCCCTGATCTACGGGGCCGAAGTGATTGCCATTGACGGCAACTTTGACGATGCCCTGGCCGCCGTGCGTCAACTATCGGAACAGTATCCGGTCACGTTAGTTAATTCCGTCAATCCCTACCGCCTAGAGGGCCAAAAAACTGCCGCCTTTGAAGTGGTGGATGTCCTGGGAGAGGCCCCCGATTGGCTCTGTATTCCTGTGGGCAATGCCGGCAACATTAGCGCCTATTGGATGGGCTTTTGTCAGTACAAAGAATTAGGTAAGAGTCGTCAATTGCCCAAAATGATGGGATTTCAGGCTGCCGGTGCGGCCCCCTTCATTCAAGGCCAGGCTGTCGCTCACCCGGAAACCATAGCCACGGCCATTCGCATTGGCAATCCTGCTAACTGGGACAAGGCCTGGGCCGCCTCCAAGGCCAGTCATGGCACCTTTAACGCCGTCACCGATGAAGAAATCCTAGCGGCCTATCGTCTCCTGGCAGCAGAGGAAGGGGTATTCTGTGAACCCGCCAGTGCGGCCTCTGTGGCGGGCCTGCTCAAAGTCCAAGACCAAGTTCCCGACGGGGCCAAGGTGGTGTGCGTCCTGACGGGTAATGGCCTCAAAGACCCGGATTGCGCGGTGCAAAATAGCGGCAATCAAGTCAAAGCTGGCATCAAGCCCGATTTAGCTTCCGTGGCCAGGGCCATGGGCTTTTAGGGCCAATGCAACCGATTATCAACCTTTGTCTCTGGTTGGCGGGGGCCTTTTGTAGTCCCAGTCCCTTCTATGTCCAAACCCCGCCTACCGTTATCCGGCCCGAGAGCAAACCCTGGTTTAGTCCCCCTAACAATCCTCTAGTCCAAGGGGCCTGGCTGATCGGGGCTGAAAACCAAGCGGGGCCCTACCTCCTGCGCGTGCGACTACAATCCGGGGGCCAGATTCCGCCCCATACCCATCCCGATGAACGGATCACGACGGTCCTGCAAGGAACGCTCTATGTCGGCTTTGGTCAACAATTTGAGGCGGAAAACATGATGGTGGTGCCGGCCGGTGCCGTTTATATCGCCCCTGCCAATACGTCCCATTACGTCTGGGCCAAGGAAGGAGAGGTGATTTATCAAGAAACGGGGACGGGCCCGACAGCGACTCATTTTCTCAAATAACCGGACGGCACCTAGGTCTTTTGCCCGATAACCGCTTGAATCTGCTTTAGGCCCTGTTGGTCTAACTTCCGACTCAGACCGGCCAAAATATCCTTCACGCACCAAGGGCCTTGGTAAATCCAGCCCGTATAGAATTGCAATAAACTAGCCCCAGCTTGAATCTTTTCCCAGGCATCCTCCGCAGAAAAAATGCCCCCAATGCCAATAATCGGCAACTGGCCTTGGGTTTTTTGATAGAGATAACGAATCACTTCGGTGGAGCGTTGGCGGAGGGGCTGACCGCTGATGCCCCCGGCTTCCTGCTGTAGGGAGCGCTGGGTCTCCGGCAGGATTTGGGTTTTCAGGCCAGTGCGTCCAATGGTCGTATTGGTGGCTACCAGGCCCGAAAGATGATAACGCTGGGCCAGGTTAATAATAGAGTCGAGATCGGGCCAATCCAGGTCGGGGGAAATTTTGACCAAGAGGGGTTTGGGTTGAGTATTGACGCTCTGCAGGGCCGCTAAGATTTTTGCTAATTCTTCCGTGGTCTGGAGGCTCCGCAAACCGGGCGTATTGGGAGAACTGACGTTAACCACAAAATAATCGGCAACGTTTTGCAGGGCCAGGAAGCTGGCCTGATAATCGTCAGCAGCCTGTTCCAGGGGGGTGATTTTAGACTTACAAAGATTAATGCCAATGGGAATTGAACGGGGATAATATTGCCAGGTGTCAGCCAGACGCTGGGCCAGAGCCACCGCCCCGCCATTATTGGCCCCTAAACGGTTCAAAACAGCTTGATCCGCCGGTAAGCGAAACAAACGAGGGGTGGGATTACCGGGTTGGGGATGCTGAGTCACTGCGCCGAGTTCTGCAAAGCCGAAACCCAGGGCTGGCCAGAGGGCCGCCGCTTCGCCATCCTTGTCACAGCCCGCCGCTAGGCCAAGGATGTTGGGGAAGGTCAAACCCCAGAGAGATTGACTCAGGCGAGGATCACGGTAGGAAAAAGATTGCTCTACTTGCTCTAGGAGCCAGCCGCCCCCGCCTCGGTTGAAGTGGTCGAGGCCCTGAAGGATTTGCAACAGTAGGCGATGGCCCGCCTCCGGTTGGTGACGGGTGATGCGGAGAATCCAAGGGTACAAAGGACGGGCAGAACTAAACATTGTTAACTTAAGAAATTCGAGTACGAGCCTGCTTCACCATAGCAATCAGAGTCTGGTGGGCATCTTCTGAATCCTGGAGGGGATGGTCAAAGGCAACTCGGACGGTTTGCGGTGTTCCTTCAACAACGGCTTGAAGATCCATCCCGTCGGGATCAATGGCTAGCATTTGGGCCGATTCAACGGAGGCTAACTGGGCAAAGACCCGGGCGTAGAGGGCCACCGCTTCGGCATGGTCTTCGTTCATGTGGCGACAGATACGGTCGCTAATTGCAGGGGAGAGAGGGTCGGCCATGGCGTTGGGGCAAAGATAAACGTTAAGGAACAGTTGAAGGCTGTCCTGGGGAATAAACAACCCAGGAAGTTAGATCTAGGGCTAATTCTAAGGCATCTCTTTCCGAGAAAAAACCTGGCCCGGCCCTGGGCCTTTCTCCCATTGCTGGGAAACGGGGTACAATTGCCTAGGCGAGGGGTCAGGCCCTGGCCCTCCTCCCCTCACTGTTTTCAGTCTTTTTATAGCAGTCGCCCAGGAAAACCGTATGACTGGCCCAGAACTTCGCCAACTTCTGCTCGATAAATGGGGGTACTCCTACGATATCCAACTCCGTAGAGTGAGGGGCCAAATTTTTTTACAGGTCATGTGGAAATACCTTGAACAGGCCTCCTTTCCCCTTTCGGAAGAGGATTACCTGGCCCATCTCAGTACTATTGCCGACTACCTCCAGGCCTGGGGTAGTGGCGACCAAGTCAAACGTTTCTGCCAGCAGACCAAAGAGCGACCGCGTTTGGGCAAAGCCGTTAATATTCCTTTGGATTTAGGGGGCCGGGCCGTGGAATGGATTCTAGAAGAGCGCTAGCATAGCAAGGCATCGGAAAGCAACCACAATGACGACAGAAAAAATTCGCTTAGTTCTCGTAGAAGATGATGACCTCATTTGCCTGGGCCTGCGGTCGGCCTTGGCGACCCACCCTGCCATTGAATGGTTGGCCGAGGCTCACACCGGAGAGGCCGGCCTAGCGGCCATTCAAGCCACCCAGCCCGATGTGGCCATTGTAGACATCGGCTTACCGGACATGGACGGCATTGAATTAACCAAACAGATTAAGCAACTGCCCCTGCCGGTTACGCCCAAGGTGCTGATCTTAACCCTCAACACCCAGGAAGAAGCCGTGTTAGCGGCCTTTAGCGCCGGGGCCGATTCCTACTGCATGAAGGATATTCGATTAGAGCTATTACTCGAGGCCCTCAAGGCCACCCACCTGGGGCAGGCCTGGATTGATCCCGCTATTGCTGGGGTGGTACTGGCCCAGGCCCGGAGTACCCGCCTGCCCTCCACCGATGCGGAGGTTCTTTCCTATCCCTTGACTGAGCGAGAATTAGAGGTCTTGCAGTTAATTGTGGATGGCCTGAGCAATGCCGCCATTGCCGACAAACTGTTTATTACTGTCGGCACCGTGAAAACCCACGTCCGCAATATCTTGAATAAACTTTGTGCCGATGACCGAACTCAGGCCGCCGTCCGGGCCCTGCGGGCCGGCTTAGTCGGCTAGGGGCCTTAGCTGGAGGCGCTGGTGTAGAAACGCAGGGCAAATTGCCAGAAGCGATGGGAAAACCAGAGTAAAAAGAGGGCAGCTCCTAAGGCCCCCCAAACCCAGGTCAGGGCCACGCGGCCCAACATGGCCTGGGATGGAATCGTGGTCAGGAAGGCAATGGGAACAATAAACGTAAAGAAGAAGCGATAGATGGCTGGATAAGCCACCACCGGATAGCGCCCTGCTTCCAATAGGCCCCGCAGAACTTCCGTGACGTTATAAATTTTGACGAACCAAATACTCGTGGCCCCCAGCATAAACCAGAGGCTGTACAACATTACAATCCCCACCAGCAACAGCCCGAGGCCCGCCAGGCCATTCCAGGGAGACAAATGAAGACGGTCGGCGGCATAGAAAATTAAACAAGAACCGAGGCAGAGATCCGGCAGGCCCCAGGGGGAAAGAATGCGAGCCGACAGCCAAAATTGACTGCTAATGGGTTTGAGGAGAACAAAATCCAACGTCCCCTTTTCCACATACTCGACGATGCGATTGAGGTTAGGCATAAAC contains:
- the thrC gene encoding threonine synthase; translated protein: MSSADMNLVCPQSSACRWRGLIETYRPYLPVSDKTPVVTLLEGNTPLIPAPAIAARLGRDIKVWVKYDGLNPTGSFKDRGMTMAISKAKEAGAEAVICASTGNTSAAAAAYARRAGMRAFVLIPDGYVALGKLGQALIYGAEVIAIDGNFDDALAAVRQLSEQYPVTLVNSVNPYRLEGQKTAAFEVVDVLGEAPDWLCIPVGNAGNISAYWMGFCQYKELGKSRQLPKMMGFQAAGAAPFIQGQAVAHPETIATAIRIGNPANWDKAWAASKASHGTFNAVTDEEILAAYRLLAAEEGVFCEPASAASVAGLLKVQDQVPDGAKVVCVLTGNGLKDPDCAVQNSGNQVKAGIKPDLASVARAMGF
- a CDS encoding cupin domain-containing protein, translated to MQPIINLCLWLAGAFCSPSPFYVQTPPTVIRPESKPWFSPPNNPLVQGAWLIGAENQAGPYLLRVRLQSGGQIPPHTHPDERITTVLQGTLYVGFGQQFEAENMMVVPAGAVYIAPANTSHYVWAKEGEVIYQETGTGPTATHFLK
- a CDS encoding quinone-dependent dihydroorotate dehydrogenase, with translation MFSSARPLYPWILRITRHQPEAGHRLLLQILQGLDHFNRGGGGWLLEQVEQSFSYRDPRLSQSLWGLTFPNILGLAAGCDKDGEAAALWPALGFGFAELGAVTQHPQPGNPTPRLFRLPADQAVLNRLGANNGGAVALAQRLADTWQYYPRSIPIGINLCKSKITPLEQAADDYQASFLALQNVADYFVVNVSSPNTPGLRSLQTTEELAKILAALQSVNTQPKPLLVKISPDLDWPDLDSIINLAQRYHLSGLVATNTTIGRTGLKTQILPETQRSLQQEAGGISGQPLRQRSTEVIRYLYQKTQGQLPIIGIGGIFSAEDAWEKIQAGASLLQFYTGWIYQGPWCVKDILAGLSRKLDQQGLKQIQAVIGQKT
- a CDS encoding DUF2470 domain-containing protein, which encodes MADPLSPAISDRICRHMNEDHAEAVALYARVFAQLASVESAQMLAIDPDGMDLQAVVEGTPQTVRVAFDHPLQDSEDAHQTLIAMVKQARTRIS
- a CDS encoding DUF3067 family protein is translated as MTGPELRQLLLDKWGYSYDIQLRRVRGQIFLQVMWKYLEQASFPLSEEDYLAHLSTIADYLQAWGSGDQVKRFCQQTKERPRLGKAVNIPLDLGGRAVEWILEER
- a CDS encoding response regulator transcription factor, encoding MTTEKIRLVLVEDDDLICLGLRSALATHPAIEWLAEAHTGEAGLAAIQATQPDVAIVDIGLPDMDGIELTKQIKQLPLPVTPKVLILTLNTQEEAVLAAFSAGADSYCMKDIRLELLLEALKATHLGQAWIDPAIAGVVLAQARSTRLPSTDAEVLSYPLTERELEVLQLIVDGLSNAAIADKLFITVGTVKTHVRNILNKLCADDRTQAAVRALRAGLVG
- a CDS encoding ABC transporter permease; translation: MEYRLNFVLASFSSLANMVGSLFSLFLFYRTGYQFQGWSWEQALLVLGMFTLLQGTSASLFMPNLNRIVEYVEKGTLDFVLLKPISSQFWLSARILSPWGLPDLCLGSCLIFYAADRLHLSPWNGLAGLGLLLVGIVMLYSLWFMLGATSIWFVKIYNVTEVLRGLLEAGRYPVVAYPAIYRFFFTFIVPIAFLTTIPSQAMLGRVALTWVWGALGAALFLLWFSHRFWQFALRFYTSASS